The nucleotide sequence TGGCGACGGCAAGCGCGCCTGGGACGAGGTCGGCTACAAAAGGAAATGCCCACACGTCGGCATCATGGATAACTGCCTGCTGCACAAGAAGCCTCTTGGGGAATTTGAGGGGCTGGCGTGTGTGCTGCGCGGAATGCACGACACCCATACAGGTAAAACTATGACAACCGACTTCATCGCGTGGAGCCACAGCCGACGCAAAGATTGGATGGAATGTCCGCGGATGTTCTACCACAAGAACGTGGCGCCGAAGGGCTCGGCCGACCGCGTCGGGTTCGTGCAGACCGAGGCTATGCTGGCCGGCAACAGGATCGACGACGCCCTCACGCAGCGCATCGCCAAGGGCACGCCGCTGCCCGCGCAGTACGCGCCCTACGAACCCATGGCTGCCATGGTGCTCGCCGCGCCGGGCGTCAAGTACACCCAGCTCCGCGTCACCCTGGATCAGGCGTTCAAGCCGTGCGGTTACTTCGACCGGCAGGCGTGGTGCCGATCCATCTACGACGTCGCCGTCATCAACGGCAGCTATGCCTTCATTGGCGACTGGAAGGCCGGCATGATCTGGCCCGACAACGACCAGCTCGCGCTGTTCGCGGCGACGGCGTTCCACCAGTTCCTCGAACTCGAAACGATCGACACCAGTTACATCTGGCTCAAGCATGGCCAGACCAGTGACGAAACCTACCGGCGTCAGGAACTCCCAGATATCTGGGCAGTCCTACTTCCGGAAGTCGAGCGCCTGCAAGTCGCGTACCGAACCAACCACTGACCGGCGGCGCACGGCGCGGCGCCAAGTCGTGCCGGCAATGCGGGGCGAACAAAGCTGGAATTTGTGACAAGGCCGAGGGGCCGCCAGGGAGAGTGAGATGGACCAGAGCGGCCGGTAGAGGACAGGCGCCCAGTCAAAATGCCGTGCTGGTGGCGCCGGCAGACTCCGCGCCGCAACCGGCGAAGTTCGACAGACGAGGACACTACGGCTACTTCACGGGCGACGGCGCCGACTACGACGAGGTCACCGCACGACGTCTGGCCAGGGCTGGTACGAGTGGATCCAGTACGAGGAGATCCACTGGGCGATCGGGGACCATCCGGTAACACACGGCTGCTCGACTCCCCATCGCTGCGTGATGTACCCGAAGTACCGGCGCTGGTCGCTGCGCCTCGCCATCAACGCCCTGCTGCGGGAGAACGCCAGGGCTGCGACGCCGGCTAATCGCGGCGCTCAATCGAATTGCTCAACTGGAGGGGAAATGAAGAACCTGGAGACAGAGAACCACGTTAAGGACGTCGTTCGACAGTGGTGTGACCGCCGCGACGCCTTCAACTTCGCCGTCGTTCAGACAGCGCTTGGCGTGCACGGCATACACGACAGGATCGCCGCCCTGCCTGTCGTCATCACGCCTGCGATGGTCGGCAAGAAGATCGGCGTGTTCCTGAGCATCGAGGCCAAGCGGCCGGGCCGCCGCGGCGAGCTGCGGCGCGGCATGTCGGCGCATCAGGAGGAGTTCATGGAGGGCGTGCTCGGGGCCGGCGGGCTGTCCATCTGCTGCGACGGCTACGACGACCTGGCGGCACTGGAGGCCACCATTCGAGACTTGACGGGAGAGAAGCATGGGAAATGATCTCAGGAAAGTGACTGTCAGCAAGTTCATAGCGCACTCAGTCGAAGGAAGTACGTACAAGAAAACGTATGTTCTGGAGCCACAGGGCGAGGCGCTGTTCCATCAGTTTGGCGTCGGATACGAGGAACTTGATGGCGGTCCAGGCAACTACACGACCGCCATTGTAGAGTGGCCCGATGGTCGCGTCGAAAGCGTGCCGGCTGACCAGGTGCAGTTTGTGATTCCGACCTTGACAGGAGAGAAGCCATGAACGATGTGTATGATCGCCACAGGAAAGAACGCGATGAATGCGCCTATGCTGTAGGGCAACTCAAGAGCGGCGTAGTGCCGATCGATGTCCCCTGGGAGAAGACACAGTTCCAGGAGATGATGATCGATACGATAGGCGAACTGGTCTCCCGGCACGCCGACGCAGCTACGAAGTCATACGAGACCGGCTACATCGACGGCATGGAGATGAGTCGCCGCATGTTGCGGCTGCAACTCGGGCTCGCCGTGCCGGGAGACCAGTGATGGCTGACATCCACACCGTGGGCAACGCCGAGCACGCCGACCGCGTGGCGCGCGTGCTGCGCGAACGCCAGCTACGAGACCTGGCGCCGGAGATACTCCGGGATCTGGTTGTCGAGTACGAGCGCGTCTGCGACCAGTTCTGCAAGCAGCCGGCGCGCTGCGCCGCGTACCGTCGGGCGGTTGAGGTTCTGGGGGAGTGACCGCCACCGTCCTCCCCGACGACCGCGCGCTGGTGGTCGAGACCGACGACCCGCGAGTGCTGGCTACCATCCGCGGTGCCGAGGCGCTGGCGCCGGGCTTCGTCTGCATGCCGCACACCGTCGACGCCGTCGCCAGGCTCGCGCTGCTGGGCGTGCCGGCTGAGTCGCCGATACAGCACTACTACTCGTGGCCGCGCGATGTTACGCGATGGCCGCAGCCGTTCGGCCACCAGTACATCACGGCGGGCTTCATGTTGTCCAACCCGCACTGCTACGTGCTCAATGACATGGGCACTTCCAAAACGGGTACGGCTTGCTGGGCTGCCGACTACCTCATGACCGAAGGGTATGGGCATCGAACGCTCGTTGTAGCCCCACTCTCCACGCTTGAGAGAACCTGGGCGGATACGTTGTTCGTGCACTTCACGCATCGCCGGTTCGCCGTGCTGCACGGGTCAGCCGAGCGGCGTCGCCGCCTGCTTGCCCAGCCCCACGACTTCTACATCATCAATCACGAGGGCCTCGCCGTTATCGCGAAGGAACTTGCCGCGAGGCCCGACATCGACGTCGTCATAATCGACGAACTCGCAAAGTACCGCAACAAAAACACTGGGGTATGGAAAGCGCTCGACGAGTTCCTGTATCCCGCCGGCGGCAAGCCGAAACCCTGGGTGTGGGGTATGACCGGGGCACCAACCCCCAACGCGCCAACGGACGCCTATGCACAGTGCCGCCTCATCACGCCGACGACGGTGCCCAAGTTCTTCGGCCAGTTTCGCGCCATGGTCATGGACCACCAGTCCGACTACGTCTGGACGCCGCGACCCGAGGCAACTGGAATCGTACATCAATGTATGCGGCCCGCCATACGATTCAAGCGTGATGACTGCGTAGATCTACCGCCGACGCTGTACGAGACACGTGACGTGGTGCTGTCAGCAGAGCAGACCAAGTATCTGAAAGAACTCATGCGTGAACTCATGACAGAGATCGAGGGCAAGCGTATCAGTGCAGTCAATCAGGGGGTGAAACTCAACAAGGCGCTGCAAATCGCCGGCGGCTGCGTATATGACACGGACGGCGTGCCGCACGAGATCGACACCGGCACCCGCCTGGAAACCCTGATGGAGGTCATCGAGGAGGCCGGCGGCAAGATCCTGGTGTTCGTGCCGTTCACGTCCATGACCACCATGATCGCCCGCGAACTGAACAAGCACTGGCAGACGGCGATCATCACCGGGGACACACCGGTCAAGGAACGCAACGAAATCTTCCTCAAGTTCGAGGACGAGAAGTCCGACCTGGAGATCATCGTGGCGCATCCAGGCACCATGTCTCATGGGCTGACATTAAATTGCGCGTCTGTCATCGTGTGGTGGACAGGCGTCGACAGCAACGACACGTACACTCAGGCCTGCGCCCGCATCACGCGGCCCGGACAGAAGAGAACGACGTGCATCGTGAACCTCAGCGGCGCGGCGGTCGAGCGGCGCGTGTACAAGCGACTGGTCGAACGTCAGGCGTTCCAGGGGCTGCTTCTCGACATGGTTGAGAAGAAGGAGGGGTTAATATAATGCTCCTCTTGTCATGCTCCGCCGGGAACGACTCGGTAGCCATGATTCAACTCGCGCATGAGGGTGGCCTGGCTTCCGTCTGCCCAGTCCATGTGTGCTACATCGACACCGGATGGGCGGCGTCATTCTGGGCTGCGCGGGTTGACGCCGTCGAAGCGCTGTCACGCCGATATGGATTCGAGTTCCATCGCATCCGCAGGGGAGAGACCTTCGAGGAACTCATGCTCAGGAAGAAGGGCTTCCCGATGCCGGGCAAGACGTGGTGTTCCTACGAACTCAAGGGTAAGGTGTTCAATGAGTTCTCCGCCGAGATAGACCCGTCGGCAGAGGCTATCGTGTGCATCGGGAAACGCCGCGACGAGAGCCCGGCGCGCAAGGATACACCCGAATGGATTGACCACGATGAGTTCCACGATACCCGCACGGTATGGCACATGCTCGCGTTCGTCGCCGAGGCGGAGCGCAACCAGATCATCCTGCGATCCGGGATGCCGATCCTTCCACACAGGTCGCAGGAGTGCTCCCCCTGCGCCAACGCGAACAGGCGCGATTTCAAGGCACTCACCGAGCGGGAGATACTGCGAACTGCTGCTCTCGAACAGGCGACCGGCAAGAGCATGTTCCGCCCGTATCACCACATGGGCGCTACTGGCATCCGGCAAGTAATCGAGTGGGCGCACTCCCCCCGCGGTAAGTATGAGCCAGAACACGACGGCTGCGGTTCAGGGTACTGCGAATGACCGCCGCAACCATCGACCTGGCCAAGATCGACCACATCCTGCACGTCCTGCGGAACCCCTACGGGTGGAACGACCACGTCGTGCGAGACGCGCGACTGGCGGCGACCCGGCTCGAACAACTTGCTGTCGAACTCCTTGTTGTGGAGCAGGAACGCGACGCGGCCCGGCAGGAACTCGCTTACTTCTTCAGCGTAGTAAAATAAAATTGAACCTGCCAAGAACTTTACAGTCTTACCTGCTACAATCACCAACCTGATGGAGGGAACCATGAGTGAAGACATCAACCTCGACGAGGTAATGAGTCGTCGATTCGAGCTGGACGAGCAGATCACTGCCGTCCAGGCCGAGAGCAAGGCCAGGCTGGCGCCGATGATGGAGGAGATGGCGCTGTGCGAGGGCTTCATCAAAGCCGAACTGCTCAAGACCGGCGCCCAGCAATGGAAGAGTTCATCCACGGGCCACATGACGTTCTGGACGACCAAGGACAGCGTGACCGTGGATAACATGGATCAAGTCATCCATCGCATCCTCTGCGAGGCCGCGCCGCCCGACGACCTCGCCACAGTCGCCAGGAATCAGAACCAGAAGATGGCGTGGGAATACATCCTCGGCCACATCGAACGCCATGGCCTCTGGTCGCTGCTGAACAAGGCAGTAAATAAGACCGTCACGAAGGAACTGATCGAAGCCGGCGACCAGCCGCCGGGGATCCGGTACACGAGTTTCAAGGATTTGGCGTGGCGCAGGGGGAAGGCATGAACACGTACCATTCGCAGTTGGTCGACTCGCTGGTAAAACTTGGCTGGACCCCGCCGCCCGTACCGCCGTGCCCGCCGATGCCAGCCCGTAAGTGTGTCGTCTACGGTTGCCAGAACCGCAGTGACCAAGGCAAGTTTAACGACAACATCTGCTGGCCCTGCTACAACATGCTGACTTCCGGGCAAAGTAGGGCAGGGAACAACTTTCATTCACACCTCGACGGAATCTCTGCCGCGCAGAAATCAGAAGCCAGGCCGGGGCGATGGAAACGCCGACGCGCGCCCCGGGACTTCGAAGATGTCGGTATGATTAACCAGCTCACCGCAATACGCAACGCACTTACTTCAACCCAGGAGAATCAATCATGAGTACAGCAGTATCCATAGTCCCCAGCAACCTGCAACTTCCCGCCCACCTTCAGAGCCCCGACATCGCGGCAGCTATCGCTGCTGCCAACGCGGCGGCTACCGGCGGCGTGCGGTCGGGCGGTTTCCCGTCCATCGGCATCAAGGCCAACAAGTTCAGCATCAAGGACGGCGACGAAACGACTGTCCTGATGATGGCGCCCGCCGCCGCCGGCCAGCCGCCGCTGCCGATGATGTGCCTGGAGATCGTCGTCGTCGACGCCAACCCGGCGCTGTCGCACACGTTCTTCGAGGACGAGTACGTCGAAGGCGAGCACCTGGAACCGACGTGCCGGTCCGCCAACGGCGTGACGCCGGACGCCGACGTCGTAGCCAAACAGAATCCCGTCTGCGCCACCTGCCCGCAGTATGCCTGGGGCTCGAAGATAAGTAAGCTGACCGGCAAGCCGGTGCGCGCGTGCGGCGACAGCAAGCAGCTCGCCGTGCTGCCAGCGAACGACCTCAACTTCAAGATGCTCGGTCTGGCGGTCAAGGCGGGCAGCCTCAAGAACTGGGGATCCTACGTGTCGGCGCTGTCCGGTCGCGGCTACGGCATCGCCACGCTGGTCACCAACGTCACATTCGACCAGACCGCCAACGGCGTCCTCCAGTTCAGCTTCAACCGGTTCCTCACGGAAGCCGAGTTTATCCGCGTCAACGAGCGCAAGACGGGCGACGACGTCAGGCTCATCACGGCGCAGTC is from Hyphomicrobiales bacterium and encodes:
- a CDS encoding DEAD/DEAH box helicase, whose protein sequence is MTATVLPDDRALVVETDDPRVLATIRGAEALAPGFVCMPHTVDAVARLALLGVPAESPIQHYYSWPRDVTRWPQPFGHQYITAGFMLSNPHCYVLNDMGTSKTGTACWAADYLMTEGYGHRTLVVAPLSTLERTWADTLFVHFTHRRFAVLHGSAERRRRLLAQPHDFYIINHEGLAVIAKELAARPDIDVVIIDELAKYRNKNTGVWKALDEFLYPAGGKPKPWVWGMTGAPTPNAPTDAYAQCRLITPTTVPKFFGQFRAMVMDHQSDYVWTPRPEATGIVHQCMRPAIRFKRDDCVDLPPTLYETRDVVLSAEQTKYLKELMRELMTEIEGKRISAVNQGVKLNKALQIAGGCVYDTDGVPHEIDTGTRLETLMEVIEEAGGKILVFVPFTSMTTMIARELNKHWQTAIITGDTPVKERNEIFLKFEDEKSDLEIIVAHPGTMSHGLTLNCASVIVWWTGVDSNDTYTQACARITRPGQKRTTCIVNLSGAAVERRVYKRLVERQAFQGLLLDMVEKKEGLI
- a CDS encoding phosphoadenosine phosphosulfate reductase family protein — translated: MIQLAHEGGLASVCPVHVCYIDTGWAASFWAARVDAVEALSRRYGFEFHRIRRGETFEELMLRKKGFPMPGKTWCSYELKGKVFNEFSAEIDPSAEAIVCIGKRRDESPARKDTPEWIDHDEFHDTRTVWHMLAFVAEAERNQIILRSGMPILPHRSQECSPCANANRRDFKALTEREILRTAALEQATGKSMFRPYHHMGATGIRQVIEWAHSPRGKYEPEHDGCGSGYCE